One Pleurocapsa sp. PCC 7327 DNA segment encodes these proteins:
- the acsF gene encoding magnesium-protoporphyrin IX monomethyl ester (oxidative) cyclase — translation MVNTLKKPEFEELRPGIKVPAKETILTPRFYTTDFEAMAQMDISANEDELRAILEEFRADYNRHHFVRDEEFNQSWDRIDGETRRLFIEFLERSCTAEFSGFLLYKELGRRLKDKNPVLAECFTLMSRDEARHAGFLNKAMSDFKLSLDLGFLTKNHKYTFFKPKFIFYATYLSEKIGYWRYITIYRHLEQHPENRIYPIFRFFENWCQDENRHGDFFDAIMRSQPDILNDWKARLWCRFFLLSVFATMYLNDIQRADFYASIGLEARSYDKYVIEKTNETAGRVFPVILDVENPEFYDRLEICVKNNEQLRAIDESSSPKFLKLLRKLPYFVSNGWQFLKLYLIKPIRVDSLEGTVR, via the coding sequence ATGGTCAATACCCTCAAAAAACCAGAATTTGAAGAACTGCGTCCGGGAATCAAAGTCCCTGCCAAAGAAACAATCCTCACGCCTCGGTTTTACACGACCGATTTTGAAGCAATGGCGCAAATGGATATCTCTGCCAATGAGGACGAGTTGAGAGCGATTCTAGAAGAATTCCGCGCTGACTATAACCGCCATCACTTCGTTCGGGATGAAGAATTTAATCAATCTTGGGATCGTATCGATGGGGAAACTCGCCGCTTGTTTATTGAGTTTTTGGAACGATCTTGCACGGCGGAATTCTCTGGTTTCTTACTCTACAAAGAATTAGGACGGCGGTTAAAGGATAAAAATCCAGTCCTAGCAGAGTGTTTTACGCTGATGTCGCGAGATGAAGCCCGTCATGCTGGTTTCTTGAATAAAGCCATGTCGGATTTTAAACTCTCGCTGGACTTAGGATTTCTGACCAAAAATCACAAGTATACTTTCTTTAAGCCTAAGTTTATTTTCTACGCCACTTACCTATCCGAAAAGATCGGTTACTGGCGCTATATCACCATTTATCGCCATCTAGAGCAGCATCCAGAAAATCGGATATATCCGATCTTCCGCTTCTTTGAAAACTGGTGTCAGGATGAAAATCGCCATGGAGATTTCTTCGATGCGATCATGAGATCGCAGCCCGACATTTTGAATGATTGGAAGGCAAGACTGTGGTGCCGTTTCTTCCTGCTGTCGGTATTTGCAACGATGTATCTCAACGACATCCAGCGTGCTGACTTCTATGCTTCTATCGGTTTAGAAGCTCGGTCATATGATAAGTACGTGATTGAGAAAACCAATGAAACGGCAGGGCGAGTTTTCCCAGTCATTCTGGATGTAGAAAATCCAGAATTTTACGATCGCCTGGAGATTTGCGTTAAGAATAACGAGCAATTGCGGGCGATCGATGAATCTAGCAGCCCCAAATTCTTAAAACTGTTGCGCAAGCTACCTTATTTCGTCTCCAACGGTTGGCAGTTCCTGAAATTGTACTTAATCAAACCCATTCGGGTTGACTCCTTAGAAGGAACAGTTCGCTAA
- a CDS encoding MBL fold metallo-hydrolase: protein MQNQFHIKFWGVRGSIPCPGTDTVRYGGNTSCIEMQIGGERLIFDGGTGLRVLGESMLAEMPVQAHLFFTHTHWDHIQGFPFFVPAFVKGNRFRIYAIPAPNGATIEQRLHDQMLHPNFPVPLQIMQADLQFYDLEIGETIKIGELVVETARLNHPGVAVGYRVNWRGLSAAYITDTEHFPDRLDENVLWLSREADAVIIDATYTDEEYYDDKCSKVGWGHSTWQEAVKIAKAAKVKQLILFHHDPSHNDDFLDRLGERAALAYPNTILAREGLSIELMETTKRFSIPKQITNDQ from the coding sequence ATGCAGAACCAATTTCACATCAAATTTTGGGGCGTTAGAGGAAGTATCCCCTGTCCGGGAACGGATACCGTTCGCTATGGCGGCAATACTTCTTGCATAGAAATGCAGATAGGAGGCGAACGTCTAATTTTTGATGGCGGTACGGGACTGCGAGTTTTAGGCGAATCTATGCTTGCCGAAATGCCCGTGCAAGCGCATTTATTTTTTACTCACACTCACTGGGATCATATACAAGGATTTCCCTTCTTTGTACCAGCGTTTGTTAAAGGCAATCGTTTCAGGATTTATGCGATTCCTGCTCCCAATGGAGCAACGATCGAACAACGCCTCCACGATCAAATGCTTCATCCCAACTTTCCCGTCCCCTTGCAAATCATGCAGGCAGATCTGCAATTTTATGACCTCGAAATCGGAGAAACTATCAAAATTGGCGAGCTAGTTGTTGAAACAGCCAGACTCAACCATCCCGGCGTAGCAGTAGGCTATCGCGTCAATTGGAGAGGGCTTTCAGCCGCCTACATCACCGATACGGAACATTTCCCCGATCGCCTTGACGAGAATGTTCTCTGGCTCTCTCGCGAAGCCGATGCGGTCATTATCGATGCGACTTACACTGACGAAGAATATTACGATGACAAATGTAGCAAAGTCGGTTGGGGACATTCAACTTGGCAAGAAGCCGTAAAAATCGCCAAAGCTGCCAAGGTGAAACAGTTGATTCTCTTCCACCACGATCCCTCTCACAACGATGACTTTTTAGATCGCCTCGGCGAACGAGCTGCCCTAGCTTATCCGAATACCATTTTGGCACGGGAAGGTTTATCAATTGAGTTGATGGAAACAACTAAAAGATTTTCGATTCCAAAACAAATCACCAATGACCAATGA
- a CDS encoding bifunctional riboflavin kinase/FAD synthetase gives MWVTSSTDKVLTPSAIALGNFDGLHRGHQRVLQPILQQASAVIGCPASAQEVVRDSQCPYATVVTFNPHPQEFFTGQSKQLLTPLPEKVKLLEQLGVEQLVLLPFDRELAALSPQQFVEEILMRQLQATRISVGEDFRFGHKRAGTAEDLRAIAAKFGVEVVITSLQTCQGNESEQPTPRISSSAIRQALAEGDIARANRMLGRAYTLMGTVVKGQQLGKTIGFPTANLQLPPTKLLPRYGVYCVKVFLEGEEGETGRLPEGKNIITQSSIKGVMNIGCRPTVAGNTPTVEVHLLDWAGDLYGRTLTVSLEKFLRPEQKFPSIDALKAQIAFDCDLARKILERAT, from the coding sequence GTGTGGGTAACATCTTCGACCGATAAAGTTTTAACGCCTAGCGCGATCGCCCTTGGCAATTTTGACGGCCTTCACCGAGGGCATCAGAGAGTCTTGCAGCCAATTTTACAACAGGCTTCGGCTGTCATTGGTTGTCCGGCTTCTGCTCAAGAAGTTGTCAGAGATAGCCAATGTCCTTATGCGACAGTAGTTACTTTTAACCCCCATCCCCAAGAATTTTTTACGGGGCAAAGCAAACAACTACTAACGCCACTCCCAGAAAAGGTTAAGCTACTAGAACAGTTAGGCGTAGAACAGTTAGTTCTGTTGCCCTTCGATCGCGAACTGGCTGCCTTGAGTCCGCAACAATTTGTCGAAGAGATCTTAATGCGGCAGTTGCAGGCGACTCGGATTAGCGTCGGAGAAGATTTTCGCTTCGGGCACAAACGGGCAGGAACGGCAGAAGATTTAAGAGCGATCGCGGCGAAATTTGGCGTAGAAGTTGTCATTACCTCCCTCCAAACCTGTCAAGGCAATGAAAGCGAGCAACCCACTCCCCGCATCAGTAGCTCTGCGATCCGCCAAGCCCTAGCAGAAGGAGACATTGCTCGAGCCAACCGCATGTTAGGACGTGCTTATACCCTGATGGGAACGGTCGTGAAGGGACAGCAGCTAGGCAAAACGATTGGCTTTCCGACGGCTAACCTACAACTTCCCCCCACAAAATTATTGCCCCGCTATGGGGTTTATTGTGTCAAAGTTTTCCTGGAAGGAGAGGAGGGGGAGACGGGGAGACTCCCAGAGGGGAAGAATATTATTACCCAGTCCTCAATCAAAGGTGTAATGAATATTGGCTGCCGTCCAACAGTAGCAGGCAATACACCGACTGTTGAAGTACACCTACTCGATTGGGCAGGGGATTTGTATGGGAGAACCCTTACCGTAAGCTTAGAAAAGTTTCTGCGTCCCGAACAAAAATTTCCTTCAATCGATGCCCTCAAAGCCCAAATTGCTTTCGACTGCGACTTAGCTAGAAAAATTCTTGAGCGAGCGACGTGA